Below is a genomic region from Fischerella sp. PCC 9605.
TGGGCGGCTCAAGGTTAGAGTACCCGGAGGGCTTCTCGCAGAGTAGGGTGGTAAAAAAATCTTAAACCACTAAGACACCAAGACACAAAGATAGAATTAACAACGCTGCAACTGTGCTAATATCACCACAATTTCATCAATTGCTTGCCGTACAACACTAGCAGGTTGTTCGGTTTGATTTACCATAATACTGAAAACCACCGGACTGTAACTAGGCGTATTTACATATCCTGAGAGAGTCACAACACCACGCAGAGTCCCTGTTTTCGCTTGCACGATTCCCGCAGCGGGCGTACCCTGAAAGCGACTTTTTAAACTGCCACTGACACCTGCTACAGGTAGGGAAGCACGAAAAACTGATGCTTGGGGTGATTTCGCCATTGCCTGCAAAGTTTCCACCAATGCTTCTGGACTAATTAAGTTCTTGCGAGATAACCCCGAACCATCAAACAAAAGGTAACTTTTGGAATCGACTCCTAACTGAGTTAGAGTTGTCTGCAAAACTTCTAACCCAGCATCAGCCGTACTCTGATTTTTGGTTGCTGGTTTTTTAATCGCTAATGCTCTCAGTAATGCTTCAGTATAGAAGTTATTACTATTCTGATTTGCCTCCATTACCAATTCCGAGAGTGAAGGAGACAGCACAGCAGTTAATTCCGTTTCATTTTTGCTACCACTAGCTGCAACTGATGTTTTTTTAACGGTTATTTTCTCTGTTGCCAAAGCACTGCGCAAACGCTGCAAAAAATATTCCGCAGGTGCAACTACGGGTATAGTAATAAATTGCGGTTGAGAAGTCTCAGGCAACTCGCCTTGAATTCGTAGTATTGCTCCTTTTAAATCACGAGTAACTTTGATCGCAGCTGGTTGATTTTTCGCAACGGTGACTGACTGATTAATTACCTGCCACTGTTTTTTTTCATCCTTATTCAACCAGATGAGTTTTAGAGGTTTACCTAAAGTTTGCGGTGAGATAATGAAACTAAAAGTATTTTGATTCACCATCAAACTGTTAACTGGTGTGCCATCGCCTGACAGCAAATCTTCCCATTGCCAGCTAGGGTTAACAATATCTCCTTGAATGTAACTATCATCAACAATCAACTGCTTGATTTTGGTAATACCTTTTTGTTTCAACTGCTTCGCTAATGCTATTAGTTGAGCATCAGTTAAACTGGGATCTCCCCTACCCACTACACGCAACACACCATCACCATTGCTATACACAGAAGTGCGAATGCGATAATTTGCACCCAGCTGTTGCAAGGCGGCAGCTGTAGTTAGTAGCTTGGTGTTAGAAGCTGGAGTAAAGTATTTTTCAGCATCCCGGTTGTAAAGTGTTTGAGTAGATCCTAGATTTTGTACCAAAATTCCCCAACGTGTCCGACTGAATTCGGGACGGTTGATCACCGCATCTACCGCTGTTCCCAATTGGGCAGGGCAAATGATTTTTGTGGTAGCTGTTGGTGCAGTTGGTATGGGTGTTTGCGCTTTTACTGCTTGCTTAGTGATACCTACCTGAATGCCAATAAACAGCAGCAACAAGCTAATGGAAATTCTTTTAGACATTCTGAAGAATTGTTTTTGCTGTAAGAGTGTTTTATTGTCAGAGTGGTTACAGTAAAGTTTTTATCAAAACACAACGGCACAGTAAATATGTGTGGGGAATGGGGAATATGACTGTGCCAGAGGTAGCCGCTAGACTGGAAAATTGCTCACACTGTTGGCGTACAACTAAGAACTAGCCACAGGCAATAAAAATATATATTCTCCACCTTTAGGAAGAACACTACTTGTATCATCAACAATCCAAAATTGAAATTGAGGGGAAGCAAAAAGAAGGAAACACCTTCTTTATTCATTATGGGATTTGGTCAGAAGTTAATGAAGACCTTGTTGAAATTACTAAGGAAATGGCAACGCGGAGCCGTTTCTGGTGATACCACACCGACAGCGGACGTCATGGCCAGTGAATACAAAGATTGGCGCAATGGCTTTTTGTGGCAAAGATTACGCTTATGGTTATGGCTGGCACTGATCTGCATTTTGACGTTTACTTTGCGTGACATTTATAACTATTTCTTTCCTCTCAAGGAGTTGCAAAAACTACCAGAGGTGCTAAGAACTCAGGCGCTTGTCATGGATATTGTCATGCTGCTGAGTTTATCTATTTGCCTAGCTTTGCGTAAAACTAAGTTTGGTCGTCGCTATCCAGCGATACTATTTTTGGGATCATCTTGGTCAATTAGCCTGATACCACAGATTTTTGCTACTTTCAAAGGTTTTGCACTGCCCAATACCCTTGCTTGGTCACTTTTATTTCTCAGTCAAGCAACATTTATGCCTGTATGCTGGGTTCTACACTTGCTGTCCCAGCTGGGTGTGCTAATTTACTATTTTGGTCTCAATACGTTATTTGGGCTAAAACTACCACTTCCCGATCATCCGGAAATATATAACGTTACTTTTATTTTATATTTATTCTGGTTCTGTGTTATATGTGACATCGGTGTTTACCTGTACGATCGCCTGCAACGCTCTGAGTTTTATGCCCGCAGGGAACTTGAGTTTGCTTATCAGAAACTCGGGGTGACAGAAGCTAAATATCGCAATATCTTTGAAAACGCAGTCGAAGGTATTTTCCAAAGCAGTCCCGACGGACGTTACATTACTGCTAATCCGGCATTAGCACGCATTTATGGCTATTCATCGCCGGAAGAAGTAACAGCAAATTTCACTGATATAGAACATCAACTGTATGTCGATCCGCACCGACGTGCGGAATTTGTGCGCTTGATTGAAGAATATGGCAGTGTGTCAGAGTTCGAGTCTCAGATTTATCGCCGAGATGGCAGCATTGTCTGGATTTCAGAAAAGGCATACGCCGTGCGTGACGAAACTGGTAAGCTGCTATACTACGAAGGATTGATTGAAGACATCACTAAGCGCAAACTAGCTGAAGCGGCTTTACAAGAACAGTTAGATTTTTTGCAAGTTCTCATTGATACTATTCCTGCACCAGTTTTTTATAAAAATTCCCAAGGCTTATATATTGGCTGTAACAAGGCTTTTGAAGAAGCTTTCGGGTTAAGTAAAGAAAAAATTCTAGGTAAAGATGAGTATGATTTATCACCAAAAGAACTTGCCGAGCAATACCAGCAAGCAGATATGGCACTGTTTGAGCAACAAGGCATTCAGAGTTATGAAGATTCGGTAGTCTACAAAGATGGCAAGAAGCATGATGTAATTTTTTATAAGGCAACTTTTTCAAAAGCAGATGGTTCGCTTGGTGGGTTGGTGGGAGTAATTCTAGATATTAGCGATCGCAAGCGCACAGAAGAAGCACTACGAGTATTTTTCCATGCAGTTTCCCATGATTTACGCAACCCGGTGTTGGGTACTTTGATGGTGCTAAAAAATCTACTTGCACACCCAGACGATAAAATTACCATTCCCCGCTCGATTTTAGAACGGATGGAGCAAAGCAGCGAACGGCAACTGAATTTAATTAACTCATTGATGGAAGCTCATGTCAGCGAAGTGCAAGGCATTTTCTTGGAACGCCAACCAGTAAAACTGGATCAAATCGTAGAAAATGCGATCGCTGATTTAAAACCGATGCTAGCGGAAAATCAAGTTACCCTGACCAATTTAGTTCCGGCTGATTTACCTTTGGTGAATGGCGATCCAACGCAACTATGGCGAGTATTTTCTAACTTGATTGTTAATGCCATCAAGCACAATCTCCCAGGGTTAAGTATTACCATAAATGCGATCGCCCAGGGGGATAAAATTTATTGCACTGTCGCAGATAACGGTGTGGGCTTGAGTCAGCAACAGTGCGAAAGGCTATTTGATCTTTATTTCCGGAGTAGTAACGTCCGCAACTCTGTAAGTTTGGGATTGGGGTTGTATCTGTGTAAGCGAATTATCAACGCCCACGGCGGCGAAATTGGTGTGAATAGCGCCCCAAACGCAGGGGCAACTTTTTGGTTTACGTTACCCATCCAGGGTTAAGGGATCTCTGAGGAATCAATATCACTAACTGAACCGTATTGCTTTTTATCCCAATCCCTGGAATAGGGCGCTTTACAATCCTTGTCGTTAATTCCTCCCAATCTCCAGTCCCCGTGAATTAAGGTGATATCCGATACCTATCTCGCGGATAAAGAGTTGCCTGTCTGATGTTTGCAAGATGCAGAATTCTTGCTGTCAGCCTTTCCAAACCAATCGCCAATCCTCCATGAGTCGGCATTCCCATTTCAAACATCCGCAGATGAGTTTCAAAAGACACGGGGTCAATACCACGGTTTTTCAGTGCTTGTTCCAAATCTTCTCGTCTGTGCAGTCGTTGTCCACCCGTTGTAATTTCAATACCTTCAAACAGAAGGTCAAAGCTTTGCGATGCACCACTATTACCTCGTGGATGGGTGTAGAACGGTCGCCCCGTGAGTGGGAAGCCGATTACAAACAAGGCAGCAATTCCTGTTTCTGACTCAGCCAATTGGCAAAGCTGACGTTCTGCTTCAGAATCTAGATCGTCTACGAGGTCAGTACGACCGAAGTGTCGATTTAACAGTTCCAAGCATTCAGCAAATTCCCATGTTGGGACGTTCTGCATCTGGGGCAGTGGTTTTTCTCGATACCTCTTGAGTACATCCGCATAATCTTGGTTAAGTTGCTCAAAAATGAAGTTAAGCAATTCTCGTTCCAGTTGAATCAACTCTTCGGGACTCTCAATAAATCCTATTTCCAAGTCAAGAGAGTAGTATTCAGTAAGGTGACGGCTGCTGGCATGTGGTTCAGCGCGATACACATGACCCGTCTCAAAAACCCTTTCTAACCCTGCGACTCCATGTTCTTTGTAGAATTGGGGGCTTTGGGCAAGGTAAGCACAGCGTTCAAAGTATTTAATTTCAAATAGATTTGTCCCGCCTTCTGTTCCACTAGAAACGATTTTGGATGTAATTATTTCAGTAAAGTGCCTTTTTCTTAAAAAGGAGCGAAAATAATGCACAATCGCCGCTTGTATCCTAAAAATGTCACCGATACTCTCATTGCGGAGTGAGAGCGGACGGTAATTTAAAATAGTGTCAATTCCAATTTCAGTAATGTCTGAGCAAGAATTGAAGGGAAGAAGTTGAGTCACTCGGTTGAGAACAGATATCTCAATTACTTCCACTTCAAATCCAGCCTTTGCCCTGGTGTCGGGTTTTACCTTACCCTTGATTTCTACTGGCTCATCCAACTTGAGTGAAACTGCCCTAACTAAAGCCGAATCTGCTACACACTGGACTTCTCCACTACAGTCTCTGACAATTATAAATGTTGTGCGAGCCAGTTCTCGCAAGCGATATATCCATCCGCGAATAATTATTTCTTCTCTTAGCGACGGGTGCAGGGAAGCGACTAGTGTTCGTGAAGGACTTTGCATATGCTATGGTTCCCAAGTTATTACCAGTGCTGGAACCATATCAATGGCGGTGCCATCCAGCTTCCACTTTTCTTGTGCATTACAAGTGTGTGGCTCTTAATTGCTGCGGTGTCGTCGCAGGTACGTTTCACCTTACTAATGCCCATTCCAATCAGTTGATGATTTGATTGTGAATCTCCTTTTCAGGTAAACCTCTCAGAGGGGTCTGTCCTCTTCTACGAGTTGAAAAAATCTTAGCAAATTTTCTAATAGATACAGCCACAAGCTAAATAATCTTCTAGTATACGTAACCCTGTGGTTTAGTACAGAGAATTAACAAAATTTAACCACTCTGCCATCAGATCTCTTCATAACTACATTCCTCTGCATCCTCCCAGCCAAGGAAATCTCTAATTGTAGGGAATCTCCGTTTAAGCTGGCATTTCAGTTGTTTAACCTCCTGTTCTCGTTTATTTACGTCTGATTGCAGCCATATGATTTCAGATTCTGATTTTTCTAGTTCCTTCTGTAATTGTTCTACCTGACTACT
It encodes:
- the dacB gene encoding D-alanyl-D-alanine carboxypeptidase/D-alanyl-D-alanine endopeptidase — its product is MSKRISISLLLLFIGIQVGITKQAVKAQTPIPTAPTATTKIICPAQLGTAVDAVINRPEFSRTRWGILVQNLGSTQTLYNRDAEKYFTPASNTKLLTTAAALQQLGANYRIRTSVYSNGDGVLRVVGRGDPSLTDAQLIALAKQLKQKGITKIKQLIVDDSYIQGDIVNPSWQWEDLLSGDGTPVNSLMVNQNTFSFIISPQTLGKPLKLIWLNKDEKKQWQVINQSVTVAKNQPAAIKVTRDLKGAILRIQGELPETSQPQFITIPVVAPAEYFLQRLRSALATEKITVKKTSVAASGSKNETELTAVLSPSLSELVMEANQNSNNFYTEALLRALAIKKPATKNQSTADAGLEVLQTTLTQLGVDSKSYLLFDGSGLSRKNLISPEALVETLQAMAKSPQASVFRASLPVAGVSGSLKSRFQGTPAAGIVQAKTGTLRGVVTLSGYVNTPSYSPVVFSIMVNQTEQPASVVRQAIDEIVVILAQLQRC
- a CDS encoding sensor histidine kinase, giving the protein MKTLLKLLRKWQRGAVSGDTTPTADVMASEYKDWRNGFLWQRLRLWLWLALICILTFTLRDIYNYFFPLKELQKLPEVLRTQALVMDIVMLLSLSICLALRKTKFGRRYPAILFLGSSWSISLIPQIFATFKGFALPNTLAWSLLFLSQATFMPVCWVLHLLSQLGVLIYYFGLNTLFGLKLPLPDHPEIYNVTFILYLFWFCVICDIGVYLYDRLQRSEFYARRELEFAYQKLGVTEAKYRNIFENAVEGIFQSSPDGRYITANPALARIYGYSSPEEVTANFTDIEHQLYVDPHRRAEFVRLIEEYGSVSEFESQIYRRDGSIVWISEKAYAVRDETGKLLYYEGLIEDITKRKLAEAALQEQLDFLQVLIDTIPAPVFYKNSQGLYIGCNKAFEEAFGLSKEKILGKDEYDLSPKELAEQYQQADMALFEQQGIQSYEDSVVYKDGKKHDVIFYKATFSKADGSLGGLVGVILDISDRKRTEEALRVFFHAVSHDLRNPVLGTLMVLKNLLAHPDDKITIPRSILERMEQSSERQLNLINSLMEAHVSEVQGIFLERQPVKLDQIVENAIADLKPMLAENQVTLTNLVPADLPLVNGDPTQLWRVFSNLIVNAIKHNLPGLSITINAIAQGDKIYCTVADNGVGLSQQQCERLFDLYFRSSNVRNSVSLGLGLYLCKRIINAHGGEIGVNSAPNAGATFWFTLPIQG
- the aspS gene encoding aspartate--tRNA(Asn) ligase, encoding MQSPSRTLVASLHPSLREEIIIRGWIYRLRELARTTFIIVRDCSGEVQCVADSALVRAVSLKLDEPVEIKGKVKPDTRAKAGFEVEVIEISVLNRVTQLLPFNSCSDITEIGIDTILNYRPLSLRNESIGDIFRIQAAIVHYFRSFLRKRHFTEIITSKIVSSGTEGGTNLFEIKYFERCAYLAQSPQFYKEHGVAGLERVFETGHVYRAEPHASSRHLTEYYSLDLEIGFIESPEELIQLERELLNFIFEQLNQDYADVLKRYREKPLPQMQNVPTWEFAECLELLNRHFGRTDLVDDLDSEAERQLCQLAESETGIAALFVIGFPLTGRPFYTHPRGNSGASQSFDLLFEGIEITTGGQRLHRREDLEQALKNRGIDPVSFETHLRMFEMGMPTHGGLAIGLERLTARILHLANIRQATLYPRDRYRISP